One stretch of Thalassophryne amazonica chromosome 17, fThaAma1.1, whole genome shotgun sequence DNA includes these proteins:
- the dolk gene encoding dolichol kinase → MQINPVLVESAVVIAVVLCVHMAVWNQHSWCSIALVIQAFYVQHKWDRLLKSGGAVFQFRLAANSGIVPASMVMPLLGLALREKCSASGNVYFERFSMVITITGMMLALFLSLIALGITRPVPTNTCVIAGMAGSAILYTTKQTLTVSEVIEVLEVLLIFVYLSLIVLYLLPRCFTPGEALLIVGGISFIVNQLIKRSLNLAEVKGDPVNYFLPVAVVGSLLLGVFFALLFCFMESETWVSSLFFHMMTVVLALGILMPWLSLFIGRHPLMWLLDFVTFNERRLCLLGYWVFLAIVATCVVLHQNYQRESGSKKHQASTVVRKYFHLIVVATYVPGLIYDRQLLHVASVGCLAIFLFLEYVRYFRIRPLGQLLRQLLTLFLDERDSGPLILTHVYLLLGMSLPIWLFPGPCTSKKLLPGASGLVPYAGVLAVGVGDTVASVFGSTMGEIRWPGTKKTMEGTVTSVFAQIIAVAIFLIFDASINLNATYSWIVGSIALVAMLEAYTSQIDNLFLPLYLLILFLL, encoded by the coding sequence ATGCAGATCAACCCAGTACTCGTGGAGTCTGCTGTGGTAATTGCCGTGGTACTGTGTGTCCACATGGCAGTTTGGAACCAGCACTCCTGGTGCAGTATAGCCCTGGTTATCCAAGCTTTCTATGTGCAGCACAAGTGGGACCGTCTGCTCAAGTCAGGGGGTGCCGTGTTTCAGTTCCGCCTTGCAGCAAACAGTGGCATTGTGCCGGCCTCCATGGTGATGCCATTACTCGGTCTAGCACTGAGAGAAAAATGCTCAGCTTCAGGGAATGTCTACTTTGAGCGCTTCTCTATGGTGATCACCATCACAGGCATGATGTTGGCTCTGTTTCTCTCCCTGATTGCACTTGGTATCACAAGACCCGTACCAACAAATACCTGTGTGATTGCTGGCATGGCTGGTAGCGCCATTCTGTACACAACGAAACAGACGCTGACCGTGTCCGAGGTCATCGAGGTCTTGGAAGTACTCTTGATCTTTGTCTATCTCAGCCTCATTGTGCTTTACCTGTTGCCGCGCTGCTTCACTCCAGGAGAGGCGCTTCTCATTGTGGGTGGAATCAGCTTCATTGTGAACCAGCTCATCAAACGTTCCCTGAACCTGGCAGAGGTAAAAGGAGATCCGGTGAATTATTTCCTGCCAGTGGCTGTGGTGGGTTCACTGTTGCTAGGTGTTTTCTTTGCCCTGCTCTTCTGCTTCATGGAATCTGAAACCTGGGTGTCATCGCTTTTCTTTCACATGATGACAGTCGTTCTGGCTCTGGGAATCCTGATGCCATGGTTATCCCTGTTCATCGGGAGACACCCCCTCATGTGGCTGCTGGACTTTGTCACGTTTAATGAGAGAAGACTCTGTCTGCTGGGATACTGGGTATTTCTGGCTATCGTGGCCACCTGCGTTGTTTTACACCAGAACTACCAACGTGAATCAGGATCCAAGAAGCACCAGGCTTCGACTGTGGTCCGCAAGTATTTTCATCTGATTGTTGTGGCCACATATGTCCCTGGGCTGATATATGACAGGCAGCTTCTCCACGTGGCATCAGTGGGCTGCTTGGCCATCTTCTTATTCCTGGAATATGTGCGTTACTTCCGAATCAGACCGCTGGGTCAGTTGCTCAGACAGTTGCTCACCTTATTCCTGGATGAGCGGGACTCCGGGCCTCTCATTCTGACCCATGTCTACCTGCTGCTGGGAATGTCTCTGCCCATTTGGCTCTTCCCTGGTCCCTGCACCTCTAAGAAGCTGCTTCCCGGTGCAAGCGGTCTGGTGCCTTATGCAGGTGTGCTGGCCGTAGGAGTTGGAGACACTGTGGCATCTGTGTTTGGCAGCACCATGGGGGAGATCCGTTGGCCTGGCACTAAAAAAACCATGGAGGGAACAGTAACATCAGTGTTTGCTCAGATCATTGCCGTGGCTATATTCCTCATCTTCGATGCAAGCATTAATCTGAACGCCACTTACTCATGGATTGTTGGCTCAATCGCTCTGGTGGCCATGCTGGAGGCGTACACCTCCCAGATAGACAACCTCTTCCTCCCGCTCTACCTCCTCATCCTgttcttactttga